A stretch of the Sphingomonas sp. CL5.1 genome encodes the following:
- a CDS encoding metallophosphoesterase family protein, producing the protein MVLSRLFRKPAPAPAAPPPEVPAGVRVYAIGDIHGRLDCLDELLAAIDRDSAGFSGEIRLIFLGDLIDRGPDSRGVVERAMTLAAAPPRCDFIKGNHEELLLHAAQGERSALTVFHRVGGRETMLSYGADPGDYDACDFEQLAELIRRLVPADHLAFLDSFGDGVALGDYRFVHAGMRPGVPFEEQQASDLRWIRREFLNFEGSFDGVIVHGHTISEAPEFRHNRIGIDTGAFATGRLTALVLEGPEQRILESHGPTGSY; encoded by the coding sequence ATGGTTCTTTCGCGTCTTTTCCGTAAGCCCGCTCCCGCTCCAGCCGCTCCACCGCCCGAAGTGCCGGCCGGCGTGCGCGTCTATGCGATCGGCGATATCCACGGCCGGCTTGATTGCCTCGACGAGCTGCTCGCCGCGATCGACCGCGACAGCGCGGGCTTCAGCGGCGAAATCCGGTTGATCTTCCTCGGCGACCTGATCGATCGCGGCCCGGATTCGCGCGGCGTGGTGGAGCGCGCGATGACGCTCGCCGCCGCGCCGCCGCGATGCGACTTCATCAAGGGCAATCATGAGGAGTTGCTGCTCCACGCGGCGCAGGGCGAGCGCAGCGCGCTGACGGTGTTCCACCGCGTCGGCGGGCGCGAGACGATGCTGAGCTACGGCGCGGACCCGGGCGACTATGACGCCTGCGATTTCGAGCAGCTCGCGGAGCTGATCCGGCGGCTGGTGCCGGCCGATCACCTCGCCTTCCTCGATTCGTTCGGCGACGGCGTGGCGCTGGGCGACTATCGCTTCGTCCATGCCGGGATGCGGCCAGGCGTGCCGTTCGAGGAGCAGCAGGCGTCGGACCTGCGCTGGATCCGGCGCGAGTTCCTCAATTTCGAGGGCAGCTTCGACGGCGTGATCGTCCACGGCCATACGATCAGCGAGGCGCCCGAATTCCGGCACAACCGCATCGGCATCGACACCGGCGCCTTCGCCACCGGCCGGCTGACCGCACTGGTGCTGGAAGGGCCGGAACAACGCATCCTCGAATCGCACGGGCCGACGGGAAGCTATTGA
- a CDS encoding response regulator, which translates to MDTETRLLIVDDDPGIRELTAGFLSSHGYMVDTAADGAEMRRLLAAESYALIVLDVMMPGEDGLSILRSLDRAKSPAVIILSVIGEEIDRIVGLEMGADDYVAKPANPRELLARIRSVLRRNQGGSRAAPGERPHLRFSGWRLDPVGRQLIDPEEVVINLSDGEFRLLLAFVEHPRRVLTRDQLLDLSRGVNAEHFDRAIDVQISRLRRKLARDGDDDLIRTVRNEGYMFTADVDHR; encoded by the coding sequence ATGGATACGGAAACCCGTCTGCTGATCGTCGACGACGATCCCGGCATCCGCGAACTTACCGCCGGATTCCTCTCCTCGCACGGCTATATGGTCGACACCGCCGCCGACGGGGCTGAGATGCGCCGGCTGCTCGCCGCCGAGAGCTATGCGCTGATCGTGCTGGACGTGATGATGCCGGGCGAGGACGGCCTGTCAATCCTGCGCTCGCTCGATCGCGCGAAATCGCCGGCGGTCATCATCCTCTCGGTGATCGGCGAGGAGATCGACCGGATCGTCGGGCTGGAGATGGGCGCGGACGATTATGTCGCCAAGCCCGCCAACCCGCGCGAGCTGCTCGCCCGCATCCGCTCCGTGCTGCGGCGCAACCAGGGCGGATCGCGCGCCGCGCCGGGGGAGCGGCCGCACCTGCGCTTCAGCGGCTGGCGGCTCGACCCGGTCGGGCGGCAGCTCATCGACCCGGAGGAGGTGGTCATCAACCTCTCCGACGGCGAGTTCCGCCTGCTGCTCGCCTTCGTCGAGCATCCCCGCCGCGTGCTGACCCGCGACCAGCTCCTCGACCTGTCGCGCGGGGTGAACGCGGAGCATTTCGATCGCGCGATCGACGTCCAGATCAGCCGCCTGCGCCGCAAGCTCGCCCGCGACGGCGACGACGACCTGATCCGCACGGTGCGCAACGAAGGCTATATGTTCACGGCCGATGTCGACCACCGCTGA
- the rpsU gene encoding 30S ribosomal protein S21 yields MQIIVRDNNVDQALRALKKKLQREGVYREMKLRRHYEKPSEKRARERAAAVRRARKLERKRAERDGAR; encoded by the coding sequence ATGCAGATCATCGTTCGCGACAACAACGTCGACCAGGCGCTGCGCGCGCTCAAGAAGAAGCTGCAGCGCGAGGGCGTCTATCGCGAGATGAAGCTGCGCCGCCATTATGAGAAGCCGTCGGAGAAGCGCGCGCGCGAGCGTGCCGCCGCCGTCCGCCGCGCCCGCAAGCTGGAGCGCAAGCGCGCGGAGCGTGACGGCGCCCGGTAA
- a CDS encoding FKBP-type peptidyl-prolyl cis-trans isomerase translates to MSTVTAVPIPPVKRSYVVWLVLGILAALVAATALAFQGDDFLTRNARHKGVVTTASGLQYEVLTPGSGAKPTDTDVVLVNYEGKLLDGKTFDKSQQPTPFPVTGVVPGFSEGLKLMPKGSKYRFWIKPSLGYGSEAKGPIPANSVLQFDVELLDFLPEQVLRQMQMQQQMGGAGAPGAGAPTEGPGGR, encoded by the coding sequence ATGTCGACCGTCACCGCCGTCCCGATTCCGCCCGTCAAGCGCAGCTATGTCGTGTGGCTGGTGCTGGGCATCCTCGCCGCGCTGGTCGCGGCGACGGCGCTCGCCTTCCAGGGCGACGACTTCCTCACCCGCAACGCGCGCCACAAGGGCGTGGTGACGACCGCCTCGGGCCTGCAATATGAAGTGCTGACCCCCGGCAGCGGCGCGAAGCCGACCGACACCGACGTCGTGCTGGTGAACTATGAGGGCAAGCTGCTCGACGGCAAGACCTTCGACAAGTCGCAGCAGCCGACGCCGTTCCCGGTGACGGGTGTCGTGCCGGGCTTCAGCGAAGGGCTGAAGCTGATGCCGAAGGGCAGCAAGTACCGTTTCTGGATCAAGCCGTCGCTCGGCTACGGTTCCGAGGCGAAGGGGCCGATCCCGGCCAATTCGGTGCTGCAATTCGATGTCGAGCTGCTCGACTTCCTGCCCGAGCAGGTGCTGCGCCAGATGCAGATGCAGCAGCAGATGGGCGGTGCCGGTGCGCCGGGCGCGGGCGCGCCGACGGAAGGGCCGGGCGGCCGCTGA